The following is a genomic window from Amycolatopsis sp. BJA-103.
GATCGTCGGTCCCGGGAACATCGGAACCGACCTGCTCGCGAAGCTGAGGCGCAGCGACCACGTCGAGGTGCGGTACATGGTCGGCGTCGACCCGGACTCGGACGGGCTGGCGAAGGCCGCCGAACTGGGACTGGAGACGTCCGCCGGGGGCGTCGACTGGCTGCTGTCCCGCGACGAACTGCCGGACCTGGTGTTCGAAGCGACCTCGGCGAAGGCGCACCTGGCGAACGCGCCGCGCTACGCCACCGCCGGGATCCGCGCGATCGACCTGACCCCGGCCGCGGTCGGCCCGTTCACCTGCCCCGCCGTGGGCCTGCCCGAACGGCTGGACGTGCCGAACGTCAACCTCATCACCTGTGGCGGCCAGGCCACCATCCCGATCGTGCAAGCGGTGTCCCGGGTGACGCCGGTGCCCTACGCCGAGATCGTCGCGTCCGTTTCGTCCCGCTCGGCCGGGCCCGGCACCCGGGCGAACATCGACGAGTTCACCGCGACGACCGCGCGCGGGATCGAGCTCGTCGGGGGAGCGAGCCGGGGCAAGGCGATCATCATCATCAACCCCGTCGAACCGCCGATGATCATGCGCGACACGGTGTTCTGCGCGATCGACCCCGACGCGGACTTCGACGCGGTGACCGAATCCGTCCACCGGATGGTCGAGACCGTCCAGGGATACGTGCCGGGCTACACGCTCAAGGCGGATCCCCAGTACGACCCACCCCGGCAGGGCTGGAGCGGGCAGGCACGGGTCGCGGTCTTCCTGGAGGTCGCCGGCAACGGGGACTTCCTGCCGAAGTACGCCGGGAACCTCGACATCATGACCGCCGCGGCCGCCCGCGTCGGCGACCTGCTGGCCACTCAGGGGGTGGCGGCGTGAAGTGGGACGAGATCGATCGCGCGGTCCGGCTGGTCGACACGAGCCTGCGCGACGGCAGCCACGCGATGGCGCACCAGTTCACCGAGAAGAACGTGCGCGACACCGTCCGGGCACTGGACGACGCCGGGATCTCGCTGATCGAGGTCAGCCACGGCGACGGGCTCGGCGGCTCGACGTTCAACTACGGCTTTTCCCTGGTCGACGAACGGAAGCTGATCGCCGCCGCGGTCGACGAAGCACGTCACGCGAAGATCGCGGTGCTGCTCCTGCCGGGACTCGGCACGGTCGGGGACCTGCGGGCGGCGGCCGACCTCGGCGCGGGCGCGGTCCGGATCGCGACCCACTGCACCGAGGCCGACGTCTCCGTCCAGCACTTCGGCGCGGCACGGGACCTCGGGCTGGAGACGGTCGGTTTCCTGATGCTGTCCCATATGTCCACGCCGGAGGCGTTGGCGAAACAGGGCCGGATCATGGTCGACGCCGGTTGCCAGTGCGTGTACGTCGTCGACTCCGCGGGCGCGCTGATCCTGGAGGACGCGGGCGACCGGGTCGCCGCACTGGTGGCGGAATTCGGGGACCAGGCGCAGGTCGGCTACCACGGGCACCAGAACCTGAGCTTCGGCGTCGCGAACTCGGTGCTCGCCTATCGCGCGGGCGCCCGGCAGATCGACGGTTCGCTCGTGGCGCTCGGCGCGGGCGCGGGGAACTCGCCGACCGAGGTCCTCGCGGCGACGTTCGAACGGCTCGGGATCCGCACCGGCGTCGACAAGGACGTGCTGATGGACGCGGCCGAGAACGTCGTGAAGCCCTACATCACGCGGTTGCCGGTGATGGACCGGTCGTCGATCGTGCAGGGCTTCGCGGGGGTGTACTCGAGTTTCCTGCTGCACGCGGAGCGCGCCGCCGAGCGGTACGACGTCCCGGCGCACGAAATCCTTTACCGCGTCGGTGCCGCGAAGTACGTGGGCGGGCAGGAGGACATGATCATCGACATCGCCCTGCAACTGGCCGCCGAGCGGGATCAGGGCTGAGCGTCGGCGCCGAGCACGAGGCGGACGCAATGGTCGATCAGGCGCTCGCGGCTCACCTTGAGCGAGCCGTCGAGATAGGCGATGAACACGTTGCTCAGCGCGCCGACCAGCCCGATCGAGATCATCTGTCGTTCGGCCGCGTCACCGTGGGACAACTGCCCGCTGACCAGTTCCGCGAACGAGGGGAGGAGCGCGACCCCGCGCGTGGTCAGCGCGGGATCGGTGATCGGCGCGAGGAGGAGCACGCGGCCCTTGCGCGGGTCGTCGAGCATCAATCCGACGAACGCGCGGACGGCGGCCTTCGCCCGTTCCGCGGGTTCGGCCGTGTCGCTGACGGCGTCGACGAGGGCCTGTCGCGCCTGCTCGGCGATGTGCTCGTAGACCGCGACGACCAGTTCCTCGCGGTCGGTGAAGCTCTCGTAGAAGTACCGCTCGGTCAGCTTGGCGTGACGGCACACCGCGCGGACGCTCACCCCGGCGCTGCCCTGGGTGCCGAGCAGGTCGAGGCCCGCGTCGACGAGCTGTTCCCGCCGCGCGGCCTTGCGGTCGTCCAGGGTCGTGCCTGCCCAGCTGCGGCCGGCCATGATCGGCTCCTCGTCCTGAATGCGATGTTGACTACGGCCGTTGTCAACTTTAACCTGACAACAGTTGTGGTCAATTTAACCAGCTCATTGAGGAGACCGGGGATGACGCAGCCGCGGCCGCTGGGACCGGATTCGCTGACCTGGAAGTACTTCGGCGACTGGCGTGGGCTGCTCATCGCGCTCTGGGCCGGATCCATGCAGAACATGCACCCCGAGCTGGGCGCGGGCGTCGAGGAGCACTCGCGGTTCTTCGAGGAGCGCTGGCAACGGCTGTTCCGCTCGCTGTACCCGATCGGGGGAGTGATCTACGACGGCCCGCGCGCCCGGCGGACCGCGCTGGAAGTGCGCGGTTACCACGATCGGATCAAGGGCATCGACAAACACGGGCGCCGCTATCACGCGCTCAACCCGGACACCTTCTATTGGGCGCATTCGACGTTCTTCATGAGCGCGATCCTCATCGCCGACAACTTCGTCGGCGGTATCGGCGAGGCCGAGAAGCGGAAGCTGTTCGACGAGCATGTCCAGTGGTACGAGATGTACGGCATGAGCATGCGGCCGGTGCCGGAGTCGTGGGAGGACTTCCAGCTGTACTGGAAGCGCATGTGCGAGGACGTCCTGGAGGACAACAAGGCCACGCGCGACGTCCTCGACATCAAAGACCTCCCGAAACCGCATTTCCTGCCGTGGCTGCCGGATTTTGCGTGGAAGCTCGTGCGCGGGCAGGTCGCGCGGAACTTCGTCTGGCTGACCGTCGGCTTGTACGACCCGCCGATCCGCGAACGGCTCGGGTACACCTGGACCGAACGCGACGAACGACGGCACCGGCGGACCGGGAAACTGATCAACGCGGCGTTCAGGCTGGTCCCGCGGGATCGTCGCTACCACCCTCGCGCCAGGGCGGGCTGGCGCCGGGAGCGTGGCGAACTGGCCACGGACGCGCCGTTGGTCGAGACTCCCGCGAGGAACCTTCCGCCGCTTTCGGAGCGGGGCAAACCCGAGCACTACTCGCCGAACGTCTGATTAGGAGCCTCGATGAAGCTGGGTTACCACCTCGGTTACTGGTCCTCCGGTCCGCCCGAGGGCGCACTGGACGCGGTGCTGAAGGCCGAAGAACTCGGCTTCGATTCCGTGTGGACCGCCGAGGGCTACGGTTCGGACGCCTTCACCCCGCTCGCCTGGTGGGGCGCGTCGACCAGCCGGATCAAGCTCGGCACCAACATCGTCCAGATGTCGGCGCGCACCCCGACCGCGACGGCCATGCACGCGCTGACCCTGGACCATCTGTCCGGCGGCCGGTTCGTGCTCGGGCTCGGCGCGTCCGGGCCGCAGGTGGTCGAAGGCTGGTACGGGCAGCCCTATCCGAAGCCGCTGGCCCGCACCCGCGAGTACGTCGACATCGTGCGGAAGGTCGTCGCGCGTGAGGCGCCGGTGACCCACGACGGGCAGCATTTCCAGTTGCCGCTGCAGGGCGGAACCGGGCTCGGCAAGGCGCTGAAGTCCACAGTGCACCCGTTCCGCAAGGAGATCCCGATCTTCCTCGCCGCCGAGGGGCCGAAGAACGTGGCGCTGTCGGCGGAGATCTGCGACGGCTGGCTCCCGCTGTTCTTCTCGCCCAAGAGCGACGCCTTCTACCGGACGGCGCTGCAGGAGGGCTTCTCGCGCCCGGAAGCCAGGCACGGTTTCGACGACTTCGAGGTCGCGGCGTCCGTCCCGGTGCTCGTCCACGACGACGTCGAGGAGGCCGCGAGCTGGATCAAGCCGTCGCTGGCGCTCTACATCGGTGGCATGGGGGCGAAATCGGTCAACTTCCACCACGACGTCTTCGCCCGGATGGGGTACGAGGACGTCGCCGACAAGGTCCAGGAGCTGTACCTGGCCGGGCGCAAGGACGAAGCGATCGCCGCGATCCCGACGTCGCTGGTCGAGGACACCTCGCTGATCGGGCCTGCGGAGAAGATCCGCGACGAACTGGCCGCTTGGGAGGAAACCGTGGTGACCACCTTGCTGCTGAGGGGCGATGCCGCCACGCTCGCGAAGGTCGCCGACACCCTCTCTTAGCTGGAGCTGAAGGACGCTTTCCCCGCATCCCATGCGGGGAAAGCGCCCTTCGCCGCGTCGCATGCGGGGAAAGCGCCCTTCAGCCCCCGGCCGTTCGTGGGTTGCGACCGTGAGGCCCATCACGTAGCGTCCCCGCCACGAACATGAAGTCGGTTCATGTTCGTGGCCGGGAGGTGCATCTCATGGCGGTGAGCCGGAGGCGGGTTCTTGCGGGTGCGGCGGCCTTGCCGGTCGCGGCGGGCGTGCTCGGCGCCCAGAGCGCGCGGGCGGAAACGCCGCGGCAGCAGGGTTTCCGCGTCGGCGTCGGCATCTCCGACGTCACCGGCCCGGCGGCCGAGAACGGCATGATGGGCTACTCGATGCCGCAACAGCAGACCGCCGGCATCCACCTCCGCACCCGGGCCAGGGCCTTCGTGGTCGACGACGGCGCCAAGCGGATCGCGTTCGTCACGGCCGACCTCGGCGCCCTGTTCCAGTCCGTCCACCAGGGCGTGATGCGCAAGCTCAAAGCCGCCTACGGCGAGCTCTACACCGAGCAGAACGTGCTCCTCAACGCGACGCACACCCACTCCGCGTGCGGCGGCGATTCCCACTACGCCGCCTACGATCTGGCGATCCTCGGGTTCCAGCAAGAGGTCTACGACGCCGTCGTCGACGGGATCTTCGAGGCGATCAGCCGGGCGCACGCGAACCTCGCACCCGGGTCGATCCGGCTCGGCCGCGCGGAACTGACCAAGGCGAGCGTCAACCGCTCCCGCAAGGCCTTCGACCTGAACCCGCAGGCGGACAAGGACCATTTCCCGCAGGCGATCGACCCGGCCGTCACGGTGCTGCGGTTCAGCCAGAACGGCGCCGACGTCGGCGCGATCAGCTGGTTCGCCACGCACGGCACGTCGATGAGCAACGGCAACCACCTGATCAGCGGCGACAACAAGGGGTACGCCGCCTACGAGTGGGAGCACGACCACGCCGGCGTGCGCTACCTCGACGGGAATCCGCGGTTCGTCGCCGCGTTCCCGCAGACCAACACCGGCGACATGAGCCCGAACCTGAATCTCTCGCCGGGGACGCCGGAGACGGAGTTCGAGAACACCCGCACCATCGGCGACCTCCAGTTCCGCGCGGCGAAGAGCGCCTTCGACGCGGCCGCCGAAGCCGTGACGGGCGGTGTCGATCACCGGATGTGCTACGTCGACATGTCCGACGTCGCGGTCGACGCGAAGTACACGCCGAACGGGCGGCCGCAGCACACCTGCACGGCCGCGATCGGGGTCTCGATGCTGGCGGGGAGCCGTGAAGACGGCCCCGGCCTGCCGCTCCCCGAAGGCGTGAAGAACCCGTTCATCGACTGGCTCGGCGGCATCGACGCGCCGATCCCGCAGGCGCTCGCCGACGCGCAGGCGCCGAAGGTGGTCGCCGTCCCGTTCGGCGCGATGAAGCCGTACCCGTGGACGCCGGAGGTCCTGCCGCTGCAGATCGTCCGGATCGGACAGCTGCACCTCGTGGCCGTGCCCGCCGAACTGACGATCGTGTCCGGCCTGCGCCTGCGCCGGACCGTCGCCGCGGAACTCGGCGTCCCCCTGGAGAACGTGCTCGTCCAGGGTTACTCCAACGCCTACAGCCAGTACGTCACCACGCCCGAGGAATACGACTCGCAGCAGTACGAAGGCGCGTCGACCCTCTACGGCCGGTACACGCTTCCCGCCTACCAGCAGGAATTCGCCAAACTCGCGGCCGCGATGAAGACGGGCCGGACCGTGCCGCACGGGCCGACGCCGCGCGACCTGCGCGGCAAGCTGATCAACTTCCAGCCAGGCGTCGTCTTCGACAGCGCGCCCGTGTTCAAGTCCTTCGGCGACGTCCTTGTCGACGCGAAGAGCACCTACGCGCGCGGCGAGCAGGTCGCCGTCGAGTTCGTCACCGGCCATCCGAAGAACGACCTCCGGCGCGGCGGCACGTTCCTGGAGATCCAGCGGCTGGTGGACGGCAAGTGGATCCGGCACGCCGACGACGGCGACTGGGACACGAAGTACCACTGGGCGAGGACTTTCGTCGCCGAATCGAAAGCCGTCGTCCACTGGAAGATCCCCGCGAACGCCCCGATCGGCAAATACCGCGTGGTCCACTTCGGCAACTGGAAGAACGGCTGGAACGGGGCGATCTCCGCGTTCAGCGGGACTTCCCGGACGTTCGTCGTCTCCTGACATCGGAAGGGTCATTCGTGCGGAAGCTCGCCGTGCTCGCCATCGCCGCCGCCATGTTCGCCGGAACCGCCGTCCCCGCCCAAGCCGCGGTCTCGGTGAAGGTCATGGCGTTCAACATCTGGCAGCTGCCGTGGATCGCCAGCCCGAACACCTCGGACAAGCAGGCGAGGGCCCGCGCGGCCGAGGCCGTCATCCGCGCGAACGACGCCGACGTCGTCGTCCTGGACGAGGCGTTCAGCGCGCAGGCGGAGGAGATGCGGAACCGGCTGAAGGACGTCTGGCCGCACCAGACCCCGCTCGTCGGCCAGTACTGCAAGACGTCGCCGGGCTGGACCACGGTCAACGGCAACTGCTCGAATTCACCCATCGTGGTCAACGGCGGGGTCACCGTGCTGAGCAAGGCGCCGGTGACCGAACAGCACCAGCTGGTCTTCCGCAATTCCTACTCGGGCACGGCGGACTACCTGTCCAACAAGGGCGCCGCGCTCGCGCGGCTGGTCGTGAACGGGAAGCCGCTCTGGATCGCGGGCACCCACATGCAGGCCGACGAGGGACCGGAGACGCTGCCGAAGGCGCACGACATCCGGATGGCCCAACTGGGCGAGATCAGGGACCTGGTCACGAAATACGCGCCTGTCGGCGAGCCGGTCGTGATCGCCGGTGACCTGAACATCGAGTACTGGGCGGGACAGGCGCGCAAGGACGCGCAAGGCCGGACCCAGGTCCAGCAGGGCGAAGCCTTCCTCGGCGGCGTCCTCCGCACGGCCGGCGCAGGCGCGTACACCTTCGACGCCGCGACGAACCCGAACGCCGCGAAGTCCGTTCCGGCGACTTACCGGGACTCGCTCGACTACGTCGGAGCCGTGCAGGCGGGCGGCCGCCCACTCGCCGCTGTCGGCCCGGTACAGCTCGTGCATTACGACGGTGGCACGATTCCCTCCGACCACTACCCGGTGGTGGCCAAGATCCAATACTGAGGCCTTCATCGGGAGAATCGCCTCGAGGAGGATCATTGGCAGCCCTGCCAGCACGGACGAGGTATCGCTACTCGCTCGGCTCGTTCGTCACCGGCCCGTTCGGGACGGTTCCCGGCTTGCTCCTCCTGAAGTACCTCACCGACACGATGGGCGTCGCGGCGGGCGTGGCCGGCCTGATCGTGTTCGTTCCCAAAGCATGGGACGTGCTCTTTAACCCGATCGCGGGCAGGCTGTCGGACGCGGACATGGTCCGCACCGGCAGTCGCCGCCGGTTCCTGCTCTTCGGCGGCATCGGCGTCTCGATCCTCTTCGCGGCCCTCTTCGCGCATCCGGGCTTCGGCGGCCCGGTGCCCGACGCGATCTACGTCGTCGTCGTGTTCCTGTTGTGCGCCACCGCGTACGCGTTCTTCCAGGTGCCGTTCAACGCGCTGCCCGCCGAGCTGACGGACTCGGCGGACGAGCGGACGAAACTGACCAGCATCCGGATCGGGTTCCTCGCGGTCGCCATCCTGATCTGCGGCGGCGGGGCCCCGGCGATCACCGAACTCGTCGGCGGGATCGCGGGCTACCGGGTGATGGGCGTGTTCATCGCCGTGATCATCCTGCTCGCGACGCTCGGCGTGTACTTCGGGCTGAAGGACGCGCCGGTCGGCGCGCTGCGGCCGAACACCGTCAGCCCGCGTGAGCTGTTCCGGACGCTCGCGCAGTGGCGGCCGTTCCGCTGGCTGCTGAGCGTCTACTTCATCCAGGCGCTCGGCATCGGCACCGTGCTGGCCGCGATCCCGTTCTTCGCCGAGCGGATCCTCGGCAGCTCCGGCTACTCGACGCTCCTGTTCGTCGGTTTCGTCGGCCCGGCACTCCTGACCATGCCGCTGTGGCCCAAACTCGGCGCGACCGTGGGGAAGCTGACCGGGTTCCGGCTCGCCACCACCGCGTTCGCCATCGGGCTCCTCGGCCTGCTCGGCGCCAAGGTGTTCACGATCCCCGTCACGATGGTGTTCGTCGCCTTCTGCGGCGTCGGGTATGCGGGGATCTCGGTGTTCCCGCTGGCGATCCTGCCGGACCTGATCAGCGACGAGGAGGAGCGGACCGGTGAGACCAGGGCCGGGGTCGCCGCCGGTGTCTGGACGGCGTCGGAGACGCTCGGACTCGCGCTCGGGCCGGGGATCTGGGGCCTGGTGCTGCAGTTCGGTGGCTATCAGTCCGGCCTCGGCGCGGACGCCGTGCAGCCGGACAGCGCGCTCACGGCGATCCTGTTCGGCGCGTCGATCCTGCCCGCCGTGCTGATCGCGCTCGGCATCCCGCTGCTGCGCAAGTCGGTGCTGGAGCGCCGGTCGTGACCGCCGAGGACATCCTCCGGGAGCTGCGGGAACTGCGCGCGGGGGACCTGCCGACACACGGTGGCCGGACACTCGCCTATGTCTACGACAGCGGTCTGTCCGAAGTGGACGAACTCGGCGCCGCGGCGCACGCGCTGGCGTCGTCGGCCAACGGCCTCGATCCGACAGCCTTTCCCAGCCTGCTGCGGATGGAGAACGACCTCGTCGGCACCGCCGCGCGCCTGCTCGGCGGAACGGCGGAGACGGTCGGTTCGGTGACCTCGGGCGGCACGGAGTCGTGCATGCTCGCCGTCCTGGCCGCCCGCGACGCGCGTCCGGACGTGGCGTCGCCGAGCATCGTGCTGCCCACGACCGCGCACGCCGCGTTCCACAAGGCGGCGCACTTCTTCGGGGTCCGCGTGGTGGCGGTGCCGGTCGATCCGGTGACCTTCCGCGCCGTGCCCGAAGCGATGGCCGCGGCCGTCGACGACACCACGGTGCTCGTCGTGGCGAGCGCGCCGTCGTACGCGCACGGCGTCCTCGACCCGATCCCGGAGATCGCCGCGCTGCTGGACGGCGTCCGGTTCCACGTCGACGCCTGCATCGGCGGCTGGGTGCTGCCGTACCTGGAGCCCGGTCCGTTCGGCTTCGACGTTCCCGGTGTCACCAGTGTGTCGGTGGATCTGCACAAGTACGCCTACTGCCCGAAGGGCGTGTCGGTTCTCCTGCACGCCGACGCGGGACTGCGCCGGCCGCAGTACTTCGCCAGCGCCGATTGGCCCGGCTACACGATGCTGAACACCACGTTGCAGAGCACCCGTTCGGGTGGTCCGCTCGCCGCGGCGTGGGCGGTCGTGCGCCATGTCGGCGACGAGGGCTACGTGAAGCTGGCTTCGGCCGCGCGTGCGGCGGCCGTCGAGATCCGCGCCGGAATCGAGGCGCTGGACGGATTGCGTGTCCTCGGCGATCCGGTGTCGACCCTGCTCGCGTTCACCGTGGAGCCCGGCGCGGGGTTCGACCTGTTCACCGTCGCGGACGAGATGCGCGAGCGCGGCTGGTACGTCCAGCCCCAGTTCGCCCACGAGTCGTCGCCCGCGAACCTGCACCTGACCGTGACCGCGGCGAACCGGGGCATCGAAAAGGAGTTCCTGGACAGCCTCGCCGCTTCGGTCGTGGCCGCCAAGGAGTCCGGACCGGTCGTCGTCGACCCACAGGTGGCGGAGTTCGTCGCCGCGCTGGACCCCGCGACCTTGACGCCGGAGCAGTTCGCCGGGCTGCTGGCGGCCGCGGGGCTCGGCGGCGACGCGGGACTGCCCACCCGGATGGCGGAGATCAACGCCTTGCTGGCCACGGCACCCGGTCCGCTGCGGGAACGGCTCCTGCTGGAGTTCCTCGGCGCGCTGTACACGGCTTCCTGATCCGACCTTGACGCAATCAGTCGGTTGCTATACAAAGTTATAGCAACCGAATGATTGCTACTTGAGGAGGCCGTCATGGGATTCCCCGACCGCATCGAACGCACCGTCGAGATCGCCCATCCGCCCGCGAAGGTCTGGGCCGCGCTGACCACGGCCGAAGGGCTGGGCACCTGGTTCGGGAACCAGGCGAGCATCGACCTGAGGCCCGGTGGTGACGCCGAGATGAAATGGGATGAGGGGCACAAGGCGCACATGCGTGTGGAGCGCGTCGAAGAGCCGGAGATCTTCGGCTTCACTTGGAACATCTACGGTCTGCCCGACGACGATCCTCGTCGCACCTATGTCGAGTTCACCCTCGAACCGGTCGATGCGGGCACGCGGCTCACCGTCGTCGAGTCCGGCTTCTCCCAGCTTCCGGACGATGCCCACAGCGTCGCGTTCGAAGGGAACACGAAGGGGTGGGCGGCCGAGTTGGGCGAACTGATCGAATACCTCGATGCCGCCTGACACCGAAGCGATCGCCGAACAGGTCTTCGTCGCACTGGCCGACCCGAGCAGGCGGAGCATCCTCGCCACCCTCGCCTCGGGCGGCGCCGCGACGGCGACGGATCTGGCCGATCGGCTGCCCATCACGCGGCAGGCCATCGCCAAGCATCTCGCGCTGCTCACCGAAGCCGGGCTGGTGACCCCGGAGCAAGGGGAGCGGCGCCGCGTCCGATACCGGCTACGCTCGGCCCCGATGCAGGTCGCCCAGCAGTTCCTCGCCGCGCTCGCCCGAGATTGGGACGGGCCGCTCGCGGCTCTGAAAGAGCACCTGGAGGGTTCATCATGAGCTTTACGACGAGTTTTACCGTGGAACAGACGCCACAACAGGTCTTCGACGCGTTCACCGACGTCCGCGGGTGGTGGTCGGAGGAGGTCGTGCACGCCGGCGACGAGTTCGAGTACCACCACGAGGAGCTCCACCGCTGCCGGATGCGGATCACGGAGTCCGTGCCGGGCCGCAAGGTCTCCTGGCTGGTCCTCGAGAACCACTTCGACTTCACCCGTGACAAGACGGAGTGGGTCGGCACCACGATCACGTTCGAGATCACCGAGAAGGACGGCAAGACCGAAGCGCGCTTCACCCACCACGGGCTGGTCCCGGAGTACGAATGCTTCGACGTCTGCCACAAGGCATGGACCTTCTACGTCGGCACCAGCCTGCGCGAGCTGATTACGACCGGTGAGGGGCAGCCGAACCGGCGAAGCGTCCTGCCCGCGGAGCTGGCGGGATGACCATCGTCTCGCCGGCGGAGTGGGAAGAAGCGCGGCTTCGTCTGCTGGTCAAGGAAAAAGAGCTGACCCGCGCGCGCGACGCCCTGGCGGCCGAGCGGCGGCGGATGCCGTGGGTCACGGTCGAAAAGCCGTACGAGTTCGATGGCCCGTCCGGCAAGGTGACGCTGCTCGACCTGTTCGAAGGGCGGCGGCAGCTGATCGTCTACCGGGCCTTCTTCGATCCCGGCGTGGAGGGTTTCCCCGACCACGCCTGCAAAGGCTGCTCGCTGGTGGCCGATCAGGTCGCGCACGTCGCACACCTGAACGCTCGCGACACCACGCTGGCCTTCGCTTCGCGGGGCACGCAACCGGACATCTCGCGGCTGAAGGCGCGGATGGGCTGGACGATGCCGTGGTACACGATCACCGGCGACTTCGACGTCGATCACGGCGTCGGCGAATGGCACGGCACCAACGCCTTCATCCGCGAAGGTGACCAGGTGTTCCGCACGTACTTCGTCAACGATCGCGGTGACGAGGTGATGGGAGGCACGTGGAGTTACCTCGACATCACCGCGCTGGGGCGGCAGGAGGAGTGGGAGGACTCGCCGGAGGGGTATCCGCAGACTCCGCCTTACGAGTGGTGGAACTGGCACGA
Proteins encoded in this region:
- a CDS encoding TetR/AcrR family transcriptional regulator produces the protein MAGRSWAGTTLDDRKAARREQLVDAGLDLLGTQGSAGVSVRAVCRHAKLTERYFYESFTDREELVVAVYEHIAEQARQALVDAVSDTAEPAERAKAAVRAFVGLMLDDPRKGRVLLLAPITDPALTTRGVALLPSFAELVSGQLSHGDAAERQMISIGLVGALSNVFIAYLDGSLKVSRERLIDHCVRLVLGADAQP
- the dmpG gene encoding 4-hydroxy-2-oxovalerate aldolase, encoding MKWDEIDRAVRLVDTSLRDGSHAMAHQFTEKNVRDTVRALDDAGISLIEVSHGDGLGGSTFNYGFSLVDERKLIAAAVDEARHAKIAVLLLPGLGTVGDLRAAADLGAGAVRIATHCTEADVSVQHFGAARDLGLETVGFLMLSHMSTPEALAKQGRIMVDAGCQCVYVVDSAGALILEDAGDRVAALVAEFGDQAQVGYHGHQNLSFGVANSVLAYRAGARQIDGSLVALGAGAGNSPTEVLAATFERLGIRTGVDKDVLMDAAENVVKPYITRLPVMDRSSIVQGFAGVYSSFLLHAERAAERYDVPAHEILYRVGAAKYVGGQEDMIIDIALQLAAERDQG
- a CDS encoding MFS transporter, with amino-acid sequence MAALPARTRYRYSLGSFVTGPFGTVPGLLLLKYLTDTMGVAAGVAGLIVFVPKAWDVLFNPIAGRLSDADMVRTGSRRRFLLFGGIGVSILFAALFAHPGFGGPVPDAIYVVVVFLLCATAYAFFQVPFNALPAELTDSADERTKLTSIRIGFLAVAILICGGGAPAITELVGGIAGYRVMGVFIAVIILLATLGVYFGLKDAPVGALRPNTVSPRELFRTLAQWRPFRWLLSVYFIQALGIGTVLAAIPFFAERILGSSGYSTLLFVGFVGPALLTMPLWPKLGATVGKLTGFRLATTAFAIGLLGLLGAKVFTIPVTMVFVAFCGVGYAGISVFPLAILPDLISDEEERTGETRAGVAAGVWTASETLGLALGPGIWGLVLQFGGYQSGLGADAVQPDSALTAILFGASILPAVLIALGIPLLRKSVLERRS
- a CDS encoding LLM class F420-dependent oxidoreductase, with amino-acid sequence MKLGYHLGYWSSGPPEGALDAVLKAEELGFDSVWTAEGYGSDAFTPLAWWGASTSRIKLGTNIVQMSARTPTATAMHALTLDHLSGGRFVLGLGASGPQVVEGWYGQPYPKPLARTREYVDIVRKVVAREAPVTHDGQHFQLPLQGGTGLGKALKSTVHPFRKEIPIFLAAEGPKNVALSAEICDGWLPLFFSPKSDAFYRTALQEGFSRPEARHGFDDFEVAASVPVLVHDDVEEAASWIKPSLALYIGGMGAKSVNFHHDVFARMGYEDVADKVQELYLAGRKDEAIAAIPTSLVEDTSLIGPAEKIRDELAAWEETVVTTLLLRGDAATLAKVADTLS
- a CDS encoding oxygenase MpaB family protein, yielding MTQPRPLGPDSLTWKYFGDWRGLLIALWAGSMQNMHPELGAGVEEHSRFFEERWQRLFRSLYPIGGVIYDGPRARRTALEVRGYHDRIKGIDKHGRRYHALNPDTFYWAHSTFFMSAILIADNFVGGIGEAEKRKLFDEHVQWYEMYGMSMRPVPESWEDFQLYWKRMCEDVLEDNKATRDVLDIKDLPKPHFLPWLPDFAWKLVRGQVARNFVWLTVGLYDPPIRERLGYTWTERDERRHRRTGKLINAAFRLVPRDRRYHPRARAGWRRERGELATDAPLVETPARNLPPLSERGKPEHYSPNV
- a CDS encoding sphingomyelin phosphodiesterase; protein product: MRKLAVLAIAAAMFAGTAVPAQAAVSVKVMAFNIWQLPWIASPNTSDKQARARAAEAVIRANDADVVVLDEAFSAQAEEMRNRLKDVWPHQTPLVGQYCKTSPGWTTVNGNCSNSPIVVNGGVTVLSKAPVTEQHQLVFRNSYSGTADYLSNKGAALARLVVNGKPLWIAGTHMQADEGPETLPKAHDIRMAQLGEIRDLVTKYAPVGEPVVIAGDLNIEYWAGQARKDAQGRTQVQQGEAFLGGVLRTAGAGAYTFDAATNPNAAKSVPATYRDSLDYVGAVQAGGRPLAAVGPVQLVHYDGGTIPSDHYPVVAKIQY
- a CDS encoding neutral/alkaline ceramidase, which produces MAVSRRRVLAGAAALPVAAGVLGAQSARAETPRQQGFRVGVGISDVTGPAAENGMMGYSMPQQQTAGIHLRTRARAFVVDDGAKRIAFVTADLGALFQSVHQGVMRKLKAAYGELYTEQNVLLNATHTHSACGGDSHYAAYDLAILGFQQEVYDAVVDGIFEAISRAHANLAPGSIRLGRAELTKASVNRSRKAFDLNPQADKDHFPQAIDPAVTVLRFSQNGADVGAISWFATHGTSMSNGNHLISGDNKGYAAYEWEHDHAGVRYLDGNPRFVAAFPQTNTGDMSPNLNLSPGTPETEFENTRTIGDLQFRAAKSAFDAAAEAVTGGVDHRMCYVDMSDVAVDAKYTPNGRPQHTCTAAIGVSMLAGSREDGPGLPLPEGVKNPFIDWLGGIDAPIPQALADAQAPKVVAVPFGAMKPYPWTPEVLPLQIVRIGQLHLVAVPAELTIVSGLRLRRTVAAELGVPLENVLVQGYSNAYSQYVTTPEEYDSQQYEGASTLYGRYTLPAYQQEFAKLAAAMKTGRTVPHGPTPRDLRGKLINFQPGVVFDSAPVFKSFGDVLVDAKSTYARGEQVAVEFVTGHPKNDLRRGGTFLEIQRLVDGKWIRHADDGDWDTKYHWARTFVAESKAVVHWKIPANAPIGKYRVVHFGNWKNGWNGAISAFSGTSRTFVVS
- a CDS encoding acetaldehyde dehydrogenase (acetylating); this translates as MAQRKAVAAIVGPGNIGTDLLAKLRRSDHVEVRYMVGVDPDSDGLAKAAELGLETSAGGVDWLLSRDELPDLVFEATSAKAHLANAPRYATAGIRAIDLTPAAVGPFTCPAVGLPERLDVPNVNLITCGGQATIPIVQAVSRVTPVPYAEIVASVSSRSAGPGTRANIDEFTATTARGIELVGGASRGKAIIIINPVEPPMIMRDTVFCAIDPDADFDAVTESVHRMVETVQGYVPGYTLKADPQYDPPRQGWSGQARVAVFLEVAGNGDFLPKYAGNLDIMTAAAARVGDLLATQGVAA